A region from the Vicia villosa cultivar HV-30 ecotype Madison, WI linkage group LG3, Vvil1.0, whole genome shotgun sequence genome encodes:
- the LOC131657203 gene encoding dirigent protein 21-like has translation MATTLRFFSLFTLTLILVNFSTTNGVFFEHSNIMLPTNQQNTEKTTHLHFFYHENLEGKNPTVIKIIDPSTHSPTGFGASFMMDNLLTLQQELTSKPVGRAQGIFGSASLNDRGLVMLINLVFIEGEFAGSTLSLLGRNPVQDTVREMPIVGGTGVFRFARGYAVVKSLYEISTSENFVVEYNVTVSHP, from the coding sequence ATGGCTACAACTCTTAGGTTCTTCTCTCTCTTCACTCTCACTCTCATACTTGTTAATTTTTCCACAACCAATGGAGTCTTCTTTGAACATTCCAACATCATGTTACCAACAAATCAACAAAACACAGAAAAAACAACCCATTTGCACTTCTTTTACCATGAAAACCTAGAAGGAAAAAATCCAACAGTTATAAAAATCATAGATCCATCAACTCACTCACCAACTGGATTTGGAGCATCATTCATGATGGACAACCTCTTAACATTACAACAAGAGTTAACCTCAAAACCTGTTGGTAGAGCTCAAGGAATATTCGGTTCGGCGTCTTTGAATGACCGCGGGTTGGTAATGTTGATCAATCTTGTTTTTATTGAAGGTGAGTTTGCTGGTAGTACTCTTAGTTTGCTTGGAAGGAATCCTGTTCAAGATACTGTTAGAGAAATGCCTATTGTTGGTGGCACTGGTGTATTTAGGTTTGCTAGAGGTTATGCTGTTGTGAAGAGTCTTTATGAGATTTCTACTTCTGAAAATTTTGTTGTTGAGTATAATGTCACTGTTTCTCATCCTTAG